In one Steroidobacteraceae bacterium genomic region, the following are encoded:
- the nth gene encoding endonuclease III: MTPAARRKLFLALQAERPEPRTELNYASPFELLVAVILSAQATDRSVNAATAALFRAANTPEKILALGIAGLRGYIRSIGLYNSKARHIMATCEILLRDHGGSVPRDRAALQALPGVGRKTANVILNTAFGEPTIAVDTHIFRVANRTGLAPGKTPLAVEKALLSAVPLEFRKNAHHWLILHGRYTCLARNPRCASCVIRRWCEYEMKSAKAAQ, encoded by the coding sequence ATGACACCCGCGGCACGCCGCAAGCTGTTCCTGGCATTGCAGGCGGAACGTCCCGAGCCGCGCACGGAGTTGAACTATGCAAGTCCCTTCGAATTGCTGGTCGCAGTCATCCTCTCGGCCCAGGCGACCGACAGGAGCGTCAACGCCGCTACGGCCGCGCTCTTCAGAGCCGCCAATACACCGGAGAAAATACTTGCACTTGGCATCGCCGGACTTCGCGGATACATCCGCAGTATCGGCCTATACAACTCCAAGGCGAGGCACATCATGGCGACCTGCGAGATCCTGCTGCGCGATCACGGCGGCAGCGTGCCGCGCGACCGCGCAGCCCTGCAGGCACTACCGGGTGTCGGTCGCAAGACCGCCAATGTGATCCTCAACACCGCGTTCGGTGAACCTACGATTGCTGTCGACACGCATATCTTCCGGGTGGCGAACCGGACCGGGCTCGCGCCAGGAAAAACTCCGCTTGCCGTCGAAAAAGCGCTGTTGTCCGCCGTACCACTGGAATTTCGGAAGAATGCCCACCATTGGCTGATCCTGCACGGTCGCTACACCTGCCTTGCGCGCAATCCGCGCTGCGCGAGTTGCGTAATCCGTCGTTGGTGCGAGTACGAAATGAAGTCGGCCAAAGCCGCGCAATAA